Proteins encoded in a region of the Salinibacter grassmerensis genome:
- a CDS encoding HAMP domain-containing protein, with product MSLRFTDLNLSTRFALLLTIGAVGFVVLFLSFVFYSLDQTELGVERRGQLMAKTVGQQSVVKIKMADKTGLEQTLKRAVNNGSALAGGFYGPEGTLIASHGLEETLPSAAKKMKDGETVRWAKTADGTSVLVASSDIMSNGEVIGKVLMVMPSTVLQETRQTSYLIAGGIVVGIGLLGVFIVVVLRRTVSRPVNALREAAEEVQGGRLDVHVDADQGDEIGQLADAFNAMVAASREKTETLEEKSAQAEEALEKAETLQHEAEEEQEYLREQFDRISGVLSAVEQGDLTQRLTVKSDDAVGQLMEQVNAMIDQLSGLIQEVETTSSRLSAAAETTASTAEEMSAGT from the coding sequence ATGTCGCTACGATTTACAGACCTGAACCTCAGCACCCGATTTGCCCTGCTCTTGACGATCGGGGCCGTGGGGTTCGTTGTTCTTTTTCTCTCGTTCGTGTTCTACTCCCTTGATCAGACAGAGCTTGGAGTTGAGCGACGCGGACAGTTGATGGCCAAGACGGTGGGGCAACAGTCCGTCGTGAAGATCAAGATGGCCGACAAGACCGGTCTCGAGCAGACCCTCAAGCGGGCTGTAAACAACGGGTCGGCCCTTGCGGGCGGATTCTACGGGCCCGAGGGAACGCTCATCGCCTCGCACGGGCTTGAGGAGACACTGCCCTCCGCGGCAAAGAAGATGAAGGACGGGGAGACGGTCCGATGGGCAAAGACAGCCGATGGCACCTCTGTACTGGTCGCCTCGTCGGATATTATGAGCAATGGAGAGGTGATCGGGAAAGTGCTCATGGTCATGCCGTCCACCGTGTTGCAGGAGACCAGGCAGACGAGCTACCTGATCGCGGGTGGAATTGTCGTTGGCATTGGGCTGCTGGGCGTATTTATCGTGGTGGTGCTGCGGCGCACCGTCTCGCGCCCGGTGAATGCGCTCCGTGAGGCGGCGGAGGAAGTCCAAGGCGGCCGGCTGGATGTGCATGTGGACGCGGACCAGGGGGATGAGATTGGCCAGCTCGCCGACGCCTTCAACGCGATGGTGGCGGCGAGCCGGGAGAAGACCGAGACCCTGGAAGAGAAATCGGCGCAGGCGGAGGAGGCCCTGGAAAAGGCCGAGACCCTCCAGCACGAGGCCGAGGAGGAGCAGGAGTATCTGCGCGAGCAGTTCGACCGCATTTCCGGCGTGCTGTCGGCCGTGGAGCAGGGAGACCTTACCCAGCGGCTGACAGTCAAAAGCGACGACGCGGTGGGCCAGCTCATGGAGCAGGTCAACGCGATGATCGACCAGCTTTCCGGCCTCATTCAGGAGGTCGAGACCACCAGCAGCCGGCTCTCGGCGGCCGCGGAGACGACGGCCTCGACGGCGGAGGAGATGTCGGCCGGGACCGA
- a CDS encoding ABC transporter substrate binding protein, with translation MRTSSLGLLSLLVAFVAMGTTPAPAGSSSMTDVEPADGPPSATASQSAGLVQQMFFLSKMRPDVERVGLIWKRGAADQEKMIERANRAVASIKGKLYVGYVEDKSGVAEQFRVLTRKHDVQAIWVIENDGVVNASAPRKYLIKNTIREGIPLLAPSRDWVDAGAPVSIAKNGGAIQILLNEQAANATALQVPEEYQSNTEMIASAN, from the coding sequence ATGCGCACGAGTTCCCTTGGACTTCTTTCTCTCCTCGTCGCCTTTGTGGCCATGGGCACTACGCCAGCACCCGCTGGATCGTCGTCCATGACGGACGTGGAGCCCGCCGACGGCCCCCCGAGCGCGACGGCCAGTCAGAGTGCTGGGCTGGTGCAGCAGATGTTCTTTCTGAGCAAGATGCGCCCGGACGTTGAGCGCGTCGGACTCATCTGGAAACGCGGCGCCGCCGATCAGGAGAAGATGATTGAGCGGGCCAACCGGGCTGTCGCCTCCATTAAGGGCAAGCTGTACGTGGGGTACGTCGAGGACAAGAGCGGCGTCGCGGAGCAGTTTCGGGTGTTGACCCGCAAGCACGACGTTCAGGCCATCTGGGTGATCGAAAACGACGGCGTCGTCAATGCCTCGGCCCCTCGCAAGTACCTAATCAAGAATACCATCAGGGAGGGCATTCCCCTGCTGGCGCCGAGCCGCGACTGGGTTGACGCCGGGGCCCCCGTGAGCATCGCGAAGAATGGTGGCGCGATCCAGATTCTGCTCAATGAGCAGGCGGCGAATGCCACCGCGCTGCAGGTGCCGGAAGAGTACCAGTCGAATACCGAAATGATCGCGTCCGCCAACTAG
- a CDS encoding methyl-accepting chemotaxis protein, with amino-acid sequence MPRLRDLSIRAKLLLTLLGIGGLSVGTIGWIGYSSAQQSLKAEAFETLASVQSNKANAVEGYVEDVRRQVVTTSENGRTVRAMQELRSAFEVLDARDAAPIGGGKDAVRTYYEEEFVPRLEESTSTDASADSYVPEEGHIQYLQNKYIASNPNPVGEKDQLDRPEEGWEVYHVAHARYHDDFRRFLHSFNYYDLFLVEPDNGHIVYSVYKEVDFGTSLLDGPYQDSNFAEAFREARKAESGDEHRLVDFSVYVPSYGAPASFIASPIMDEGEVIGVLVFQMPVGEINKTLTGGQDWKAEGLGQTGETFLVGPDRRMRTDARSLLEDKSTYLETLRGEGYDDATVDRIDALNTTILQQEVRMEAVDQALAGETGRTTESDYRGEDVLSAYSPVDIEGVDWAVVSKVDRDEALAAIDALTWQIGLWGGVLLVLAGGIALVFVRSFTRPIMALRDASKKVTAGTLDVTVPVEGEDEVGELTAAFNEMVDQNRAALNDAAAKEEEARQATQEAEEARGRVERQRADLQDDIETMMEAINRFADGDLTVQLDASRDDEIGRLYEGFNRAVGNLHRMVMKVREAAASTAASAGQIETSSEQMASSAEEQSAQSEEVAAAVEELNQTINENAKSVQRTADAAATGGDQARRGGAVVDEVASKIDEIADVVEHSAETIERLGASSKEIGEIVDTIDEIADQTNLLALNAGIEAARAGEEGQGFAVVAEEVRKLAERTDQATDEIAEMIEQVQSETDAAVESVREGTHRVEEGLELADEAGTVLDEIVASIARVEERADEIAAASEQQSTTSEEIAQSVQSISTAVQESAASVTQVAGSAADLNALTETLRESIQQFRVEGKGRIETRPEGPVETQADDPADSRESPRHPGTGRSSWQGETSREETPLTTEEAPSS; translated from the coding sequence ATGCCTCGACTTCGAGACCTGAGCATTCGGGCGAAACTCCTCCTTACGCTCTTGGGGATTGGGGGGCTCTCGGTGGGTACCATTGGCTGGATCGGATACTCCAGTGCGCAGCAGAGTCTCAAGGCCGAGGCCTTTGAGACGCTGGCGAGTGTGCAGTCGAACAAGGCGAATGCCGTCGAGGGGTACGTCGAGGACGTTCGGAGACAGGTCGTCACGACTTCCGAGAACGGCCGGACGGTGCGGGCGATGCAGGAGCTCCGGTCGGCTTTCGAGGTGCTGGACGCCCGTGACGCCGCCCCGATTGGGGGCGGAAAAGACGCCGTGCGGACGTACTACGAGGAGGAATTTGTCCCTCGGCTCGAAGAGAGCACCAGCACGGACGCATCCGCCGATTCCTACGTGCCGGAGGAGGGACACATCCAGTACCTGCAGAACAAGTACATCGCCTCGAACCCCAATCCGGTGGGCGAGAAGGACCAGCTAGACCGACCGGAGGAGGGCTGGGAGGTGTATCACGTGGCGCATGCGAGGTACCACGATGACTTTCGCCGCTTTCTCCACTCGTTCAACTACTATGATCTCTTTCTGGTAGAGCCGGACAACGGGCACATCGTGTACTCGGTGTACAAGGAGGTCGACTTCGGGACGAGCCTGCTCGACGGCCCGTATCAGGACAGCAACTTTGCCGAGGCGTTTCGGGAGGCCCGTAAGGCCGAGAGCGGCGATGAGCACCGGCTGGTGGACTTTTCGGTGTACGTTCCCTCGTACGGGGCGCCGGCCTCGTTCATCGCGTCGCCCATCATGGACGAGGGCGAGGTGATTGGGGTGCTCGTCTTCCAGATGCCCGTCGGGGAGATCAACAAGACGCTGACGGGCGGGCAAGACTGGAAGGCCGAAGGGCTTGGGCAGACCGGGGAGACGTTTCTGGTGGGGCCGGACCGCCGAATGCGGACCGACGCCCGATCTCTTCTCGAGGACAAGAGCACGTACCTGGAAACCCTCCGCGGTGAAGGCTACGACGACGCCACGGTCGACCGGATTGACGCCCTCAACACCACGATTCTCCAGCAGGAGGTCCGCATGGAGGCGGTCGACCAGGCCTTGGCGGGCGAGACGGGTCGGACGACAGAATCCGACTATCGGGGGGAAGACGTACTGAGCGCCTACAGTCCGGTCGACATCGAGGGGGTCGACTGGGCCGTTGTGTCGAAGGTCGACCGCGACGAGGCGCTCGCCGCCATCGATGCCCTGACGTGGCAGATCGGGCTGTGGGGCGGTGTGCTTCTGGTGCTGGCGGGAGGCATCGCGCTTGTCTTTGTCCGCTCCTTCACGCGACCCATCATGGCGCTCCGAGATGCCTCGAAGAAGGTGACGGCGGGCACCCTGGACGTCACCGTCCCCGTCGAGGGGGAGGACGAGGTGGGGGAGCTGACGGCGGCGTTCAACGAGATGGTCGACCAGAACCGGGCGGCGCTAAACGATGCCGCGGCGAAGGAGGAAGAGGCCCGGCAGGCCACGCAGGAGGCCGAGGAGGCCCGGGGCCGTGTGGAGCGGCAGCGGGCCGACCTGCAGGACGACATCGAGACGATGATGGAGGCGATAAACCGGTTCGCCGATGGGGACCTGACGGTGCAGCTCGACGCCAGCCGGGACGACGAGATTGGGCGCCTGTACGAGGGGTTCAACCGTGCTGTCGGAAACCTGCATCGGATGGTTATGAAGGTGCGGGAGGCAGCGGCGTCGACGGCCGCGTCGGCCGGTCAGATCGAGACGTCCAGCGAGCAGATGGCTTCTAGCGCCGAGGAGCAGTCTGCCCAGTCCGAGGAGGTGGCCGCCGCGGTGGAGGAGCTCAACCAGACCATCAACGAAAACGCCAAGAGCGTCCAGCGTACCGCCGACGCGGCGGCGACAGGGGGAGACCAGGCCCGGCGCGGAGGAGCGGTGGTGGATGAGGTGGCAAGCAAGATCGACGAGATTGCCGATGTGGTAGAGCACTCGGCCGAGACGATCGAGCGCCTGGGGGCATCCAGTAAAGAAATCGGTGAGATCGTGGACACAATCGATGAGATTGCCGACCAGACCAACCTGCTCGCGTTGAACGCCGGCATTGAGGCGGCTCGTGCTGGGGAAGAGGGTCAGGGGTTTGCGGTGGTGGCTGAGGAGGTGCGCAAACTGGCGGAACGGACCGATCAGGCCACCGACGAGATCGCCGAGATGATTGAACAGGTCCAGTCTGAGACCGACGCCGCCGTTGAGTCGGTACGGGAAGGCACCCACCGAGTCGAGGAGGGGCTGGAGCTGGCCGACGAGGCCGGAACGGTCCTCGACGAGATTGTCGCGTCGATTGCCCGGGTGGAAGAGCGGGCGGACGAGATCGCGGCGGCCTCCGAGCAACAGTCCACCACCAGTGAGGAGATCGCGCAGAGCGTCCAGTCGATTTCTACGGCCGTTCAGGAGTCGGCCGCCTCGGTGACGCAGGTGGCCGGTTCGGCCGCCGACCTCAACGCGCTGACCGAGACGCTTCGCGAGAGCATTCAGCAGTTCCGCGTCGAGGGGAAGGGACGCATCGAGACCCGGCCGGAGGGGCCGGTGGAGACCCAGGCGGACGACCCCGCCGATAGCCGAGAGTCCCCGCGGCATCCAGGGACGGGTCGGAGCTCTTGGCAGGGGGAAACGTCGAGAGAAGAAACCCCTTTGACCACTGAAGAAGCTCCGAGCTCGTGA
- a CDS encoding lytic transglycosylase domain-containing protein, whose amino-acid sequence MAFDNSRFLPHAFVIGGALFLLAALGLPVIPSAFGQEGPHLDEHARRVAQNARPKAPARSIRRRLRDYDSYVQYFSGLAYTRSGVNLNTNFVRALIAAESAARSQAVSSAGAIGLMQIRPETGRRAARALHDTGYDFRFVDRRRLRSLSADDLKDPALNILIGCYLLDRYNAEFGDNLARTVGAWNAGPDRVRQYRGTPPYEETVGLIRRVNAFYLFFRR is encoded by the coding sequence ATGGCATTCGACAATTCTCGCTTCCTGCCCCACGCCTTCGTCATTGGCGGGGCGCTTTTTCTCCTCGCCGCCCTGGGCCTCCCCGTGATCCCGTCTGCATTTGGACAGGAGGGGCCCCACCTCGATGAGCATGCGCGGCGCGTGGCCCAGAACGCACGGCCCAAGGCCCCGGCCCGCTCGATCCGGCGTCGCCTCCGGGACTACGATTCTTACGTCCAGTATTTCTCCGGACTGGCGTACACCCGAAGCGGGGTCAACCTGAATACCAACTTCGTCCGTGCTCTGATCGCGGCCGAGTCGGCCGCCCGCTCCCAAGCCGTGTCGTCGGCCGGGGCCATTGGGCTCATGCAGATCCGGCCCGAGACGGGGCGCCGGGCCGCCCGCGCCCTGCATGACACCGGCTACGATTTCCGGTTCGTCGACCGACGTCGGCTCCGCAGCCTGTCGGCCGACGACCTGAAAGACCCGGCCCTCAACATCCTGATTGGCTGCTACCTGCTCGATCGCTACAACGCGGAGTTTGGCGACAACCTGGCCCGGACGGTGGGGGCGTGGAACGCGGGCCCGGACCGCGTGCGCCAGTACCGCGGCACACCCCCCTACGAAGAAACGGTGGGACTCATCCGCCGCGTGAACGCCTTCTACCTCTTCTTCCGACGCTAG
- a CDS encoding protein-glutamate methylesterase/protein-glutamine glutaminase yields the protein MIQILVVDDSLVMRKAISGIFERTDGMTVVDTATNGEEGVEKARRLEPDVITMDVEMPKMNGIEAVRRIMDASPRPILMLSSLTEKGAEVTIEAMQAGAADFLSKGASSATLRADDVEKKLVDKVQALAQSNARLFQDTESSASAPASSTSARETPSTSSASKAPSSGTSAPSGESYELAVIGVSTGGPMALQHVIPALPAAFPLPVAIVQHMPPQFTRSLADRLDSLSELAVAEAEEGMLLEPGRVVVAAGDRHLTVERREGTLTVCTPAEPAGDTHRPSVNVLFQSAAAACRENVLALVMTGMGKDGLEGARHIKDDGGTIYAQDEDTSVVYGMPRVVTEAGLVDESLPLDGLPDAMQRAAGTPAHP from the coding sequence ATGATCCAAATACTCGTCGTTGATGATTCATTGGTGATGCGGAAGGCCATCTCGGGGATCTTCGAGCGGACCGACGGCATGACCGTCGTCGATACCGCCACGAACGGCGAGGAAGGGGTGGAGAAAGCGCGTCGGCTGGAGCCCGACGTGATCACGATGGATGTGGAGATGCCGAAGATGAATGGCATCGAGGCTGTCCGACGCATCATGGACGCGTCCCCCCGGCCCATTCTCATGCTGAGCTCCCTCACTGAGAAGGGGGCCGAGGTCACGATTGAGGCGATGCAGGCGGGGGCGGCCGACTTCTTATCGAAGGGGGCGTCCAGCGCCACTCTCCGGGCCGACGACGTCGAGAAGAAGCTCGTCGACAAAGTACAAGCCCTCGCGCAGTCGAACGCACGGCTGTTTCAGGACACGGAGTCCTCCGCCTCGGCCCCGGCGTCATCGACGAGTGCTCGCGAGACCCCTTCGACGTCCTCGGCGTCCAAGGCACCTTCTTCCGGCACGTCCGCCCCATCCGGAGAGTCCTACGAACTGGCCGTCATTGGCGTGTCCACGGGCGGGCCGATGGCCCTCCAGCACGTGATCCCGGCCCTGCCCGCCGCGTTTCCGCTGCCGGTCGCGATCGTGCAACACATGCCGCCGCAGTTCACTCGCTCGCTGGCCGATCGTCTCGATTCGCTCAGCGAACTTGCCGTGGCCGAAGCCGAGGAGGGAATGCTGCTTGAGCCGGGACGGGTTGTCGTTGCGGCGGGAGATCGCCACCTCACAGTGGAGCGGCGTGAGGGGACCCTCACGGTCTGCACACCGGCGGAGCCGGCCGGCGACACCCATCGCCCATCGGTCAACGTCCTGTTTCAGTCCGCTGCGGCGGCGTGCCGAGAGAACGTATTGGCCCTCGTGATGACGGGCATGGGGAAGGACGGACTGGAGGGCGCCCGGCACATCAAAGACGACGGCGGCACCATCTACGCCCAGGACGAAGATACGTCCGTGGTCTACGGGATGCCACGCGTCGTCACGGAGGCCGGGCTCGTGGATGAGTCTCTCCCCCTCGACGGCCTCCCGGATGCGATGCAGCGGGCCGCGGGGACACCGGCCCACCCCTAG
- a CDS encoding chemotaxis protein CheA, producing MDEQHPIHDDSMQEIVESFVVEATEIYDGLEGDLLQLEKTPEDADLVDSVFRDVHTVKGTAGFLGLEQLSSLAHLFEEVLDALREQELDFKPAMTDVMLCAFDHMKVLTQQVIDRDLQPLEMEPLLDALEAINEGTFEAGEVSLPDPDGGEPEDIGGDASADADEPTEDAVSDDAGETAAPDADESSDAGSSSDEDGGDSDSGRKAPDTIRVEVSRLNQLMDLVGELVLGRNRLLQLITEARTEHNARSDSEESLRLESLLGELEDASDKVDYTTTELQSAIMQTRMVEVGQVFGKFPRVVRDLAREFDKKIDLVVEGEDTELDKSLVEEIGDPLLHLVRNAADHGIESPEERKEKGKDPRGEIHLSASHAGNHIIIEIADDGGGLDPDALKQKAIEKNVLTEDEAKDLSDSEAYQLIFRPGFSTTEEVGQVSGRGVGMDVVKTNLAELNGTIDIDSTPGEGTRFTLKLPLTLAILQSMLVRSGAETFAIPLYAVSEAVRLEPGMIETIQEGEVIEHRDQVIPVMRLEEVLDVQAPDSGGQRADRFADEQDAYAVVVSVAHRRAALVVDELISQEEVVIKSLGDYLKSVPGIAGSTILGDGQVIMVLDIGEMIQHEELSAEEEASEAVDADGAPAVSSK from the coding sequence ATGGACGAACAGCACCCCATACACGACGACAGCATGCAGGAGATCGTCGAGAGCTTCGTGGTAGAGGCCACGGAGATCTACGACGGGCTCGAAGGGGATCTTCTGCAGCTCGAAAAGACGCCCGAAGACGCGGATCTCGTTGATAGCGTATTTCGGGACGTGCACACGGTCAAGGGCACGGCGGGCTTTCTCGGCCTCGAACAGCTCAGCTCGCTTGCGCACCTGTTCGAAGAAGTGCTCGACGCACTGCGCGAGCAAGAGCTGGACTTTAAGCCGGCCATGACCGACGTGATGCTGTGTGCCTTCGACCACATGAAGGTGCTCACGCAGCAGGTCATCGACCGCGACCTGCAGCCTCTCGAAATGGAGCCCCTGCTCGACGCCCTTGAGGCGATCAATGAGGGCACGTTCGAGGCCGGAGAGGTCTCGCTTCCAGACCCGGACGGGGGGGAACCCGAGGACATCGGGGGTGACGCCTCGGCGGATGCCGATGAGCCGACGGAGGATGCAGTGTCGGACGACGCAGGCGAGACCGCGGCGCCCGACGCGGACGAGTCCTCGGACGCCGGTTCGAGTTCCGATGAGGACGGTGGGGACAGCGATTCGGGGCGGAAGGCGCCGGACACCATTCGCGTCGAGGTGAGCCGCCTGAATCAGTTGATGGACCTCGTGGGCGAGCTGGTACTAGGGCGAAACCGGCTCCTCCAGCTGATCACGGAGGCCCGCACCGAGCACAACGCCCGCTCCGACTCGGAGGAGAGCCTCCGCCTCGAGTCCCTACTGGGCGAGCTAGAGGACGCGAGCGACAAGGTCGACTACACGACCACGGAGCTGCAGAGCGCCATCATGCAGACGCGCATGGTGGAGGTGGGACAGGTCTTTGGCAAGTTTCCGCGCGTGGTGCGCGACCTGGCCCGTGAGTTCGACAAGAAGATCGACCTGGTCGTGGAGGGGGAGGACACGGAGCTCGACAAGTCGCTGGTGGAGGAGATTGGCGATCCGCTGCTGCACCTCGTGCGAAACGCCGCGGACCACGGGATCGAGTCCCCCGAAGAGCGGAAGGAGAAGGGCAAAGACCCGCGCGGTGAAATTCACCTCTCGGCGTCCCACGCCGGCAATCACATCATCATCGAAATTGCCGACGACGGCGGTGGCCTCGACCCGGATGCCCTGAAGCAGAAGGCCATTGAGAAGAACGTCCTGACCGAAGACGAGGCCAAGGACCTGAGCGACTCGGAGGCGTACCAGCTCATTTTCCGTCCGGGCTTCTCGACCACCGAGGAGGTGGGGCAGGTGTCGGGGCGCGGCGTCGGGATGGATGTCGTAAAGACCAACCTGGCCGAGCTGAACGGGACCATCGACATCGACTCGACGCCCGGAGAGGGCACGCGCTTCACGTTGAAGCTGCCCCTCACGCTCGCAATCCTCCAGAGCATGCTTGTCCGGAGTGGTGCGGAGACCTTCGCGATTCCGCTCTACGCCGTATCGGAGGCGGTGCGCCTGGAGCCGGGCATGATCGAAACGATCCAGGAGGGCGAGGTCATCGAGCATCGGGACCAGGTCATTCCGGTGATGCGTCTCGAAGAGGTGCTGGACGTACAGGCCCCCGATTCCGGGGGGCAGCGGGCCGACCGCTTCGCCGACGAGCAGGACGCGTACGCCGTCGTGGTGAGCGTGGCCCACCGACGCGCCGCGCTGGTCGTCGACGAGCTAATTTCCCAGGAGGAAGTCGTCATCAAGTCGCTTGGCGACTACCTCAAGTCGGTGCCGGGCATTGCCGGGTCCACCATTCTGGGCGACGGCCAGGTGATCATGGTGCTCGACATTGGAGAGATGATCCAGCACGAAGAGCTTTCCGCCGAAGAGGAGGCGTCCGAAGCGGTCGATGCGGATGGGGCACCGGCCGTCTCGTCGAAGTAG
- a CDS encoding response regulator — translation MKFLIVDDSPTMLRIIRNALQEIGYDDIVEAEDGEDALEKLEENAPDFVVTDWNMPNMNGVDLSSNIRNHPEYSDLPILMITTRGMKEDVKTAMKAEVNNYIVKPFEPEVLEEKVDSCLEAVA, via the coding sequence ATGAAATTCCTGATTGTCGACGACTCGCCTACGATGCTCCGCATCATCCGCAATGCCCTCCAGGAGATCGGCTACGACGACATCGTGGAGGCCGAAGACGGCGAGGACGCGCTGGAGAAGCTGGAGGAGAACGCCCCGGACTTCGTCGTCACCGACTGGAATATGCCCAACATGAACGGGGTGGACCTATCCAGTAACATCCGAAATCACCCCGAGTACTCGGACCTCCCGATCCTGATGATTACCACCCGCGGGATGAAGGAGGACGTGAAGACCGCCATGAAGGCCGAGGTGAATAACTACATCGTGAAGCCCTTCGAGCCAGAAGTGCTCGAGGAGAAGGTTGATAGCTGTCTCGAAGCGGTTGCGTAG
- a CDS encoding CheR family methyltransferase, whose product MRNSNAAKATLSTKTFERLRALVQKHAGIDFPDEKKYLLESRVKPRLMAQEVPDFETYADRLEQGDTRELANLVNAVTINETAFFRHPSQHEALEDTIFPELVRLHQQGRSGPIRLWSAACSAGDEAYSLAILIREALGPRHTNMEYEIVGTDIDTEVLEEARAGRYRKRAVRNVSQARLRKYFDRSGETFVVKPSIRDMVEFKPLNLTKAQDMRRMRNFDLIMCANVLIYFNDTSKKDVLRGLYRSLRPGGYLFVGGSETLGELEVPLEPVRHEGALAYRRPTNGSVSSRA is encoded by the coding sequence ATGCGAAACTCGAACGCAGCAAAGGCGACGCTCTCGACGAAGACATTTGAGCGACTTAGGGCCCTCGTCCAAAAGCATGCCGGCATCGACTTTCCTGATGAGAAGAAGTACCTCCTCGAGAGTCGCGTCAAGCCTCGGCTCATGGCTCAGGAGGTGCCCGACTTTGAGACGTACGCGGATCGCCTGGAGCAGGGGGACACCAGAGAGCTTGCGAACCTGGTGAACGCAGTGACAATCAACGAGACGGCGTTCTTCCGGCACCCGTCGCAGCACGAGGCACTGGAAGACACCATTTTCCCTGAACTGGTGCGGCTGCACCAGCAGGGTCGGTCGGGCCCGATTCGGCTCTGGAGCGCAGCCTGCTCGGCCGGAGACGAGGCCTATTCGCTCGCCATTCTCATTCGAGAGGCGCTCGGGCCGCGCCACACGAACATGGAATACGAGATCGTAGGCACGGACATCGACACCGAGGTGCTGGAGGAAGCACGGGCGGGCCGCTACCGCAAACGAGCGGTACGGAACGTATCACAGGCCCGCCTGCGCAAGTACTTCGACCGCTCGGGCGAGACCTTCGTGGTCAAGCCGTCAATCCGCGACATGGTGGAGTTCAAGCCGCTTAACCTGACCAAGGCACAGGACATGCGAAGGATGCGCAACTTCGACCTCATCATGTGTGCTAACGTGCTCATCTACTTCAACGATACATCTAAGAAGGACGTGCTCCGGGGCCTGTACCGGTCGCTCCGTCCGGGCGGCTACTTGTTCGTCGGCGGATCGGAGACGCTGGGTGAACTCGAGGTCCCACTAGAGCCCGTCCGCCACGAAGGTGCGCTTGCCTACCGGCGCCCGACCAACGGGTCGGTGTCCTCGCGAGCCTGA
- a CDS encoding chemotaxis protein CheW, with translation MREPDSQTEDVRQFVSFIVAEEEFGVDILTVQEIIRPVEITRVPHAPDFVEGVINLRGRILPIIDLRTRLGFPERDQDEDTRILVVELQDQTVGFVTDSVREVLRVKESTIEPAPDLATNIDTHFLRGVAKLEERLLILLDLDGIFSKEEAEALQGMENEEADAPSAQGVAA, from the coding sequence ATGCGCGAACCTGACTCTCAAACCGAAGACGTTCGCCAGTTCGTCAGCTTCATCGTGGCCGAGGAGGAATTCGGGGTTGATATCCTGACGGTACAGGAGATTATCCGTCCCGTCGAGATCACCCGCGTGCCCCATGCGCCCGATTTTGTGGAGGGCGTGATCAACCTGCGCGGACGCATCCTCCCGATCATCGACCTGCGCACGCGCCTTGGCTTCCCGGAGCGCGACCAGGACGAAGACACGCGCATTCTCGTGGTGGAGTTGCAGGACCAGACGGTCGGGTTCGTGACCGACTCCGTCCGCGAGGTCCTCCGCGTGAAAGAGAGCACGATCGAGCCGGCCCCGGACCTTGCCACGAACATCGACACGCACTTTTTGCGTGGCGTGGCGAAGCTTGAAGAGCGGCTCCTAATCCTGCTGGACCTGGACGGCATCTTCTCGAAGGAAGAGGCGGAAGCTCTTCAGGGCATGGAGAATGAAGAGGCCGATGCGCCCTCCGCACAGGGTGTTGCAGCATGA